One genomic region from Salvia hispanica cultivar TCC Black 2014 chromosome 2, UniMelb_Shisp_WGS_1.0, whole genome shotgun sequence encodes:
- the LOC125203699 gene encoding aspartic proteinase 36-like isoform X1, producing the protein MAWVLTLAILFFTTAVSAAVFRSNSPDYHSLTFLNNTSTTGNAMILPLFFKQHALKDHFFTRRHLHASTIPNARMPLHDDLLLNGYYTTRLWIGTPPQRFALIVDTGSTVTYVPCSTCEQCGKHQDPKFQPESSITYEPLKCNIDCTCDTDREQCIYERQYAEMSSSSGVLGVDIISFGNLSDLQPQRATFGCENMETGDLYSQHADGIMGLGRGDLSIVDQLVEKGVISDSFSLCYGGMDVGGGSMVLGGISSPKEMVFSNSDPVRSPYYNIELNEIRVAGKKLPLNPKVFDGKHGTVLDSGTTYAYLPQAAFEAFKAAILKETQSLKRIQGPDPNYNDICFSGAGSDAAQLSKAFPSAEMVFGNGQKLLLAPENYLFRHSKVHGAYCLGIFQNGKESTTLLGGIIVRNTLVTYDREHEKVGFWKTNCSELWERLHLSPASPPLPSDTDGVNSTTGMAPKLAPSGPPQPQTPGAGDVKIGFIKFSMLLTINYTELKPHIPELVQSIGKDLDVKPSQVQLTNYTAGVNETLLKWAIYPAQSDDYISNSTAMKILSRLSGNELHLPDSFGSYKLSGWSMEPPPERTWWKQHYLALVIAFSVVVVIGLVASGGWFIWRRKQSQAEVPYKPVDSVVAEQELQPLQN; encoded by the exons ATGGCTTGGGTACTGACTCTCGCCATCCTCTTCTTCACCACCGCCGTCTCCGCCGCTGTATTTCGATCCAATTCTCCGGATTACCATTCGCTTACGTTTCTCAATAACACCAGTACCACAGGCAACGCCATGATCCTGCCCCTCTTTTTCAAGCAGCACGCCCTCAAGGATCACTTTTTCACCCGACGCCATCTCCACGCAAGCACCATCCCCAATGCTCGCATGCCTCTCCATGACGATCTCCTCCTTAACGG CTATTACACCACTCGCCTCTGGATCGGGACTCCGCCGCAGCGTTTCGCCCTCATAGTTGATACTGGCAGTACTGTTACTTATGTTCCTTGCTCCACTTGTGAACAGTGTGGAAAGCATCAg GATCCGAAGTTCCAACCGGAATCGTCAATCACATATGAACCTCTAAAGTGCAACATTGATTGCACTTGCGATACTGATAGAGAACAATGTATTTATGAAAGACAATATGCTGAAATGAGTTCGAGCAGTGGGGTCTTGGGAGTAGACATAATATCATTTGGCAATCTAAGTGATCTACAACCGCAACGAGCTACTTTTGGATGTGAGAATATGGAAACAGGGGATCTTTACAGCCAACATGCTGATGGGATAATGGGTTTAGGTCGTGGAGATCTTAGTATCGTGGATCAGCTTGTTGAGAAAGGTGTAATCAGTGATTCATTCTCGTTATGCTATGGTGGAATGGATGTGGGTGGTGGTTCAATGGTTCTTGGAGGAATTTCCTCCCCTAAGGAGATGGTTTTTTCAAATTCCGACCCTGTTCGCAG TCCATATTACAATATAGAGCTGAATGAGATTCGTGTTGCTGGGAAAAAGCTGCCCCTAAATCCCAAGGTTTTTGATGGCAAACATGGAACTGTTCTGGATAGTGGCACAACCTATGCTTATCTTCCACAAGCTGCATTTGAGGCCTTTAAAGCAGCT atttTGAAGGAAACCCAATCCCTCAAAAGAATACAAGGGCCTGACCCTAACTATAATGATATCTGCTTCTCAGGCGCTGGAAG TGATGCTGCACAACTTTCAAAAGCTTTTCCATCCGCTGAAATGGTATTTGGTAATGGACAAAAGCTGTTGTTGGCCCCCGAAAATTATCTGTTCAGG CACTCGAAGGTCCATGGTGCATACTGTCTTGGGATCTTCCAGAATGGAAAGGAGTCAACCACTCTTTTGGGAG GTATAATTGTCCGAAACACACTTGTAACATATGACCGTGAGCATGAAAAGGTTGGTTTCTGGAAAACCAATTGCTCCGAGTTATGGGAGAGACTTCACTTATCGCCTGCCTCACCACCTCTTCCTTCCGACACGGATGGGGTGAACTCAACCACGGGCATGGCTCCTAAACTTGCCCCATCTGGACCGCCTCAACCCCAAACTCCAG GTGCAGGAGATGTTAAAATTGGCTTTATAAAATTCTCTATGTTGTTGACCATCAACTACACGGAGCTGAAGCCTCACATCCCGGAACTTGTTCAGTCAATTGGAAAGGATTTAGACGTTAAGCCCTCTCAG GTTCAGTTGACGAACTACACTGCTGGGGTGAATGAGACACTGTTAAAATGGGCTATTTATCCAGCACAATCTGATGATTATATCTCCAATAGTACCGCTATG AAAATTTTATCTAGGTTGAGTGGAAATGAGTTGCATCTCCCTGATAGTTTTGGAAGCTACAAATTGTCTGGATGGAGCATGGAGCCACCACCTGAGAG GACATGGTGGAAACAGCATTACTTGGCTTTGGTCATAGCATTTTCTGTAGTGGTTGTAATTGGACTAGTGGCATCTGGGGGATGGTTTATCTGGAGGAGGAAGCAGAGCCAGGCTGAAGTCCCGTACAAACCGGTTGATTCGGTTGTAGCAGAGCAGGAACTCCAGCCTTTGCAGAACTAG
- the LOC125203699 gene encoding aspartic proteinase 36-like isoform X2 has translation MAWVLTLAILFFTTAVSAAVFRSNSPDYHSLTFLNNTSTTGNAMILPLFFKQHALKDHFFTRRHLHASTIPNARMPLHDDLLLNGYYTTRLWIGTPPQRFALIVDTGSTVTYVPCSTCEQCGKHQDPKFQPESSITYEPLKCNIDCTCDTDREQCIYERQYAEMSSSSGVLGVDIISFGNLSDLQPQRATFGCENMETGDLYSQHADGIMGLGRGDLSIVDQLVEKGVISDSFSLCYGGMDVGGGSMVLGGISSPKEMVFSNSDPVRSPYYNIELNEIRVAGKKLPLNPKVFDGKHGTVLDSGTTYAYLPQAAFEAFKAAILKETQSLKRIQGPDPNYNDICFSGAGSDAAQLSKAFPSAEMVFGNGQKLLLAPENYLFRHSKVHGAYCLGIFQNGKESTTLLGGIIVRNTLVTYDREHEKVGFWKTNCSELWERLHLSPASPPLPSDTDGVNSTTGMAPKLAPSGPPQPQTPGDVKIGFIKFSMLLTINYTELKPHIPELVQSIGKDLDVKPSQVQLTNYTAGVNETLLKWAIYPAQSDDYISNSTAMKILSRLSGNELHLPDSFGSYKLSGWSMEPPPERTWWKQHYLALVIAFSVVVVIGLVASGGWFIWRRKQSQAEVPYKPVDSVVAEQELQPLQN, from the exons ATGGCTTGGGTACTGACTCTCGCCATCCTCTTCTTCACCACCGCCGTCTCCGCCGCTGTATTTCGATCCAATTCTCCGGATTACCATTCGCTTACGTTTCTCAATAACACCAGTACCACAGGCAACGCCATGATCCTGCCCCTCTTTTTCAAGCAGCACGCCCTCAAGGATCACTTTTTCACCCGACGCCATCTCCACGCAAGCACCATCCCCAATGCTCGCATGCCTCTCCATGACGATCTCCTCCTTAACGG CTATTACACCACTCGCCTCTGGATCGGGACTCCGCCGCAGCGTTTCGCCCTCATAGTTGATACTGGCAGTACTGTTACTTATGTTCCTTGCTCCACTTGTGAACAGTGTGGAAAGCATCAg GATCCGAAGTTCCAACCGGAATCGTCAATCACATATGAACCTCTAAAGTGCAACATTGATTGCACTTGCGATACTGATAGAGAACAATGTATTTATGAAAGACAATATGCTGAAATGAGTTCGAGCAGTGGGGTCTTGGGAGTAGACATAATATCATTTGGCAATCTAAGTGATCTACAACCGCAACGAGCTACTTTTGGATGTGAGAATATGGAAACAGGGGATCTTTACAGCCAACATGCTGATGGGATAATGGGTTTAGGTCGTGGAGATCTTAGTATCGTGGATCAGCTTGTTGAGAAAGGTGTAATCAGTGATTCATTCTCGTTATGCTATGGTGGAATGGATGTGGGTGGTGGTTCAATGGTTCTTGGAGGAATTTCCTCCCCTAAGGAGATGGTTTTTTCAAATTCCGACCCTGTTCGCAG TCCATATTACAATATAGAGCTGAATGAGATTCGTGTTGCTGGGAAAAAGCTGCCCCTAAATCCCAAGGTTTTTGATGGCAAACATGGAACTGTTCTGGATAGTGGCACAACCTATGCTTATCTTCCACAAGCTGCATTTGAGGCCTTTAAAGCAGCT atttTGAAGGAAACCCAATCCCTCAAAAGAATACAAGGGCCTGACCCTAACTATAATGATATCTGCTTCTCAGGCGCTGGAAG TGATGCTGCACAACTTTCAAAAGCTTTTCCATCCGCTGAAATGGTATTTGGTAATGGACAAAAGCTGTTGTTGGCCCCCGAAAATTATCTGTTCAGG CACTCGAAGGTCCATGGTGCATACTGTCTTGGGATCTTCCAGAATGGAAAGGAGTCAACCACTCTTTTGGGAG GTATAATTGTCCGAAACACACTTGTAACATATGACCGTGAGCATGAAAAGGTTGGTTTCTGGAAAACCAATTGCTCCGAGTTATGGGAGAGACTTCACTTATCGCCTGCCTCACCACCTCTTCCTTCCGACACGGATGGGGTGAACTCAACCACGGGCATGGCTCCTAAACTTGCCCCATCTGGACCGCCTCAACCCCAAACTCCAG GAGATGTTAAAATTGGCTTTATAAAATTCTCTATGTTGTTGACCATCAACTACACGGAGCTGAAGCCTCACATCCCGGAACTTGTTCAGTCAATTGGAAAGGATTTAGACGTTAAGCCCTCTCAG GTTCAGTTGACGAACTACACTGCTGGGGTGAATGAGACACTGTTAAAATGGGCTATTTATCCAGCACAATCTGATGATTATATCTCCAATAGTACCGCTATG AAAATTTTATCTAGGTTGAGTGGAAATGAGTTGCATCTCCCTGATAGTTTTGGAAGCTACAAATTGTCTGGATGGAGCATGGAGCCACCACCTGAGAG GACATGGTGGAAACAGCATTACTTGGCTTTGGTCATAGCATTTTCTGTAGTGGTTGTAATTGGACTAGTGGCATCTGGGGGATGGTTTATCTGGAGGAGGAAGCAGAGCCAGGCTGAAGTCCCGTACAAACCGGTTGATTCGGTTGTAGCAGAGCAGGAACTCCAGCCTTTGCAGAACTAG
- the LOC125205174 gene encoding late embryogenesis abundant protein 47-like, with amino-acid sequence MNQEQPSKHVSDTIRELNAQEAATHPQTSSPNAHSNVVASQKEPVGVQGIKEIESSPLGSRTEQRGEITIGEALEATALTAGHRPVDYSDAAAIQAAEVRATGRTNIVPGGVAAAAQSAATRNARLPNDEEKTKLGEILLDASSKLPSDKPVTRRDAEGVIGAELRNDPNLCTRPGGVAASIAAAARLNQTNASNNNQNKTN; translated from the exons atgAACCAAGAACAACCAAGCAAGCATGTTTCAGACACAATTAGGGAATTGAATGCTCAAGAAGCGGCCACCCATCCTCAAACCTCCTCTCCTAATGCTCATAGCAATGTCGTCGCTAGCCAGAAAGAACCTGTTGGCGTTCAg GGGATCAAGGAGATCGAATCAAGCCCACTAGGGTCACGGACAGAGCAACGAGGGGAAATCACCATCGGTGAAGCACTCGAGGCAACTGCTCTCACGGCCGGCCACCGCCCTGTTGACTACAGCGACGCTGCCGCCATACAGGCTGCTGAGGTCAGGGCCACCGGCCGTACCAATATAGTACCGGGTGGTGTCGCTGCGGCTGCTCAATCTGCTGCTACTCGCAATGCTCGGTTGCCTAACGATGAGGAGAAGACCAAGCTCGGAGAGATTCTTTTG GATGCGAGTTCAAAGCTACCGTCGGACAAGCCGGTGACACGCAGAGATGCAGAGGGAGTGATCGGCGCTGAGCTGAGGAACGATCCTAACCTATGCACCCGCCCAGGTGGCGTAGCGGCCTCCATCGCCGCTGCGGCCAGGCTTAACCAGACAAATGCTTCCaataataatcaaaacaaaaccaacTAG
- the LOC125205172 gene encoding serine/threonine-protein kinase EDR1, with amino-acid sequence MKHIFKKLHHHPNRSNETPQQPPPPQSPPISDNRAASSSPVAASSTSTPAVSAAPSSGAAATEGNNSLQHHTQQDYYASEEEYQVQLALALSVSSSGQDSALIDPEKAPIRTTDNGEAAADLLSRRYWNFGVLDFEERVVDGFYDVYNLSSDPASRGNMPSLTDLESDTGASDYEVVIVNRKIDPALEELMQIAHCIELDCPTSEINLLIQRLAELVTEHLGGPVRDANVILAKWIERSMKLRTSLHTSVLPIGSLRIGLSRHRALLFKALADSVGIPCRLVKGSHYTGVEDDAVNIIKLHDDSECLVDLMGAPGTLIPADALSGRDTPLKPYSTQSSRLPSSDPRVSSTQPGYLGGYNLPLGATYWKPEALLTDASVNDGVGTSGLHDNVPSANQSGHGVSQGIGSSLYKGGRGPNLISDGARINLNVVPYSPKTTEDPKNLFADLNPFLLKGSGKTVVQNDISNEAGKMQFSKNNLISGRPPSPLMWKNRHAWNDVPKENESGFPEGSSGKNNAGTKKGNAPSVLSTSSKPPAKASKFPEKSLIDSADRRDDTYNNNFMSASGESGHGQLPPGKDSSLNNSETYLREDRDIVKNEESKVGDSESVITRLHGEKKILPDRLSMANMKMKGNEGSSNSLNLGTNHADTEIDDVVDCEIVWEDLVLGERIGLGSYGEVYHADWNGTEVAVKKFLDQDFSGAALDEFKREVRIMRRLRHPNVVLFMGAVTRPPNLSIITEFLPRGSLYRIIHRPHCQIDEKRRIKMALDVAKGMNCLHTSIPTIVHRDLKSPNLLVDNNWNVKVGDFGLSRLKHNTFLSSKSTAGTPEWMAPEVLRNEPSNEKCDVYSFGIILWELATLKLPWSGMNPMQVVGAVGFQNRRLDIPKDVDPLVGRIIWECWQTDPNLRPSFAQLCVALKPLQRLVVSSHVEQPQVNSTP; translated from the exons ATGAAACACATTTTCAAGAAGCTTCATCACCACCCGAATCGTTCCAACGAGACCCCTCAACAACCGCCACCACCTCAGTCGCCGCCCATCTCCGATAATCGCGCTGCCTCCTCTTCTCCCGTCGCCGCTTCATCCACCAGCACCCCCGCCGTCTCAGCTGCTCCCAGTAGCGGTGCTGCTGCCACCGAGGGTAATAATAGCCTGCAGCACCACACACAGCAGGATTATTATGCCTCCGAGGAGGAGTACCAGGTCCAATTGGCGCTAGCTCTGAGCGTGTCGTCGTCTGGCCAGGACTCGGCCCTAATTGACCCAGAAAAAGCCCCGATCCGCACCACGGATAACGGCGAGGCTGCTGCGGATTTGTTGTCCCGCCGCTACTGG AATTTTGGTGTCCTCGACTTTGAGGAGAGAGTGGTGGATGGGTTCTATGATGTATATAATCTATCTTCTGATCCAGCATCTCGAGGGAACATGCCTTCTCTTACAGATCTTGAAAGCGATACTGGGGCCTCTGATTATGAGGTTGTCATTGTAAACAGAAAAATAGACCCAGCTTTGGAGGAGCTGATGCAGATAGCACACTGCATTGAATTAGACTGCCCTACATCTGAGATCAATCTGCTCATACAGAGACTGGCTGAACTTGTTACAGAACATTTAGGTGGTCCTGTACGTGATGCGAATGTCATTTTGGCTAAATGGATTGAAAGAAGTATGAAGTTGAGAACATCTCTCCACACCAGTGTGCTGCCTATTGGATCCTTAAGAATTGGCCTTTCACGTCACCGAGCATTGCTTTTCAAG GCGTTAGCTGATAGTGTTGGAATACCTTGCAGATTAGTGAAGGGTAGTCATTACACTGGTGTTGAGGATGATGCTGTTAACATCATAAAGCTACATGATGATAG TGAGTGCTTGGTTGATCTCATGGGAGCTCCTGGGACACTAATCCCTGCCGATGCTCTTAGTGGAAGGGATACTCCTTTGAAGCCATACAGTACACAGTCAAGTAGGCTTCCCAGTTCAGACCCTAGAGTTTCATCAACTCAGCCTGGTTATTTGGGTGGATATAATTTGCCTTTGGGTGCTACATACTGGAAGCCAGAAGCACTTCTTACAGATGCTAGTGTTAATGATGGAGTAGGGACTTCTGGACTTCATGACAATGTACCTTCTGCTAATCAGTCGGGCCATGGTGTGTCTCAGGGAATTGGAAGTTCACTATATAAAGGGGGCCGTGGACCAAACTTAATTAGTGATGGTGCCAggataaatttaaatgtgGTTCCATACAGCCCAAAAACCACTGAAGACCCAAAAAATCTTTTTGCTGATCTGAATCCCTTCCTATTAAAAGGATCTGGCAAAACAGTTGTACAGAATGATATTTCAAATGAAGCTggaaaaatgcaattttcaaAGAATAATCTTATCAGTGGCCGCCCTCCTTCACCCTTGATGTGGAAAAATCGTCATGCGTGGAATGACGTTCCTAAAGAAAACGAATCTGGTTTTCCAGAAGGATCATCTGGGAAGAACAATGCAGGAACTAAGAAAGGAAATGCACCATCAGTCCTTTCCACAAGTTCAAAACCACCAGCCAAAGCCTCTAAGTTTCCTGAAAAATCCTTAATTGATTCTGCAGATAGACGTGACGATACATATAATAACAACTTTATGTCAGCATCTGGTGAAAGTGGACATGGTCAATTGCCTCCAGGGAAAGATTCTAGTTTGAATAATAGTGAAACATATCTCAGGGAGGATAGGGACATTGTTAAGAATGAAGAGTCTAAAGTAGGAGACAGCGAGAGTGTCATAACTAGGTTGCATggggaaaagaaaattttgcCAGACAGGTTAAGCATggcaaatatgaaaatgaaggGAAATGAAGGTTCTAGCAATTCACTCAATCTTGGTACTAATCATGCTGATACAGAGAttgatgatgttgttgatTGTGAAATCGTCTGGGAAGATCTTGTCCTGGGTGAAAGGATTGGACTAG GTTCCTATGGAGAGGTCTACCATGCTGATTGGAATGGCACT GAAGTTGCTGTGAAGAAGTTTCTTGACCAAGATTTCTCAGGTGCCGCCTTGGACGAGTTCAAGAGAGAA GTACGGATAATGCGTAGGTTACGCCATCCAAACGTAGTTCTTTTTATGGGGGCAGTGACTCGCCCACCAAACCTTTCCATCATTACTGAGTTTCTGCCTCG TGGAAGCTTGTACCGGATCATTCATCGCCCTCATTGTCAAATTGATGAAAAGAGGAGGATTAAAATGGCTCTGGATGTG GCTAAAGGCATGAACTGCTTACACACAAGTATACCGACAATAGTCCACCGCGATTTAAAATCTCCTAATCTCTTAGTGGACAATAACTGGAATGTCAAG GTGGGTGATTTCGGATTGTCACGCTTGAAGCACAATACATTTTTGTCATCTAAGTCTACTGCAGGAACG CCCGAGTGGATGGCGCCAGAAGTTCTTCGAAATGAGCCTTCAAATGAAAA GTGTGATGTATATAGCTTCGGTATTATTCTGTGGGAACTGGCAACACTCAAATTGCCTTGGAGCGGAATGAATCCTATGCAAGTTGTAGGTGCAGTAGGTTTCCAAAACCGTCGTCTCGACATACCAAAAGATGTTGATCCCCTTGTTGGAAGGATAATATGGGAATGTTGGCAGAC GGACCCGAATTTGCGACCCTCTTTTGCCCAGCTGTGTGTGGCGCTAAAGCCTTTGCAGCGGCTTGTTGTTTCTTCACATGTAGAGCAACCACAAGTAAATTCTACACCTTAa
- the LOC125203525 gene encoding zeta-carotene desaturase, chloroplastic/chromoplastic: protein MAASSASLCLPANGNRSGFRIGSSAKQLNRVRRVTIRSDLDSNVSDMRTNAPKGLFPPEPEHYRGPKLKVAIIGAGLAGMSTAVELLDQGHEVDIYDSRSFIGGKVGSYVDKKGNHIEMGLHVFFGCYNNLFRLLKKVGGEKNLLVKDHTHTFVNKGGEIGELDFRLPIGAPLHGISAFLTTNQLEPYDKARNALALALSPVVRALVDPDGAMRDIRDLDNISFSDWFMSKGGTRKSIQKMWDPVAYALGFIDCDNISARCMLTIFSLFATKTEASLLRMLKGSPDVYLSGPIKDYILAKGGRFHMRWGCREILYDKAADGSVYVKGLAMSKATQKQIIKADVYVAACDVPGIKRLLPQSWRDSKFFDNIYKLVGVPVVTVQLRYNGWVTELRDLERARQLRQAAGLDNLLYTPDADFSCFADLALSSPENYYLEGQGSLLQCVLTPGDPYMRLPNEEIIRRVSKQVLELFPSSQGLEVTWSSVVKIAQSLYREGPGKDPFRPDQKTPIKNFFLAGSYTKQDYIDSMEGATLSGRQASAYICDAGEELVALRNALAVTSEELTLV, encoded by the exons ATGGCTGCTTCTTCCGCTTCTCTTTGCCTTCCGGCAAATGGGAACCGCTCCGGTTTCCGTATCGGATCATCTGCTAAACAGCTCAATAGAGTCCGCAGGGTCACAATCCGCTCTGATTTGGACTCCAATGTCTCCGACATGAGAACTAATG CTCCAAAAGGTTTATTTCCACCAGAACCTGAGCATTACCGCGGCCCGAAGCTAAAAGTGGCGATTATCGGAGCTGGGCTTGCTGGCATGTCGACTGCAGTGGAGCTTTTGGACCAAGGCCATGAG GTGGATATATATGACTCGAGGTCTTTCATTGGTGGAAAAGTTGGTTCTTATGTTGACAAAAAGGGTAATCATATTGAAATGGGACTGCACGTTTTCTTTGGATGCTACAACAATCTGTTTCGTTTATTGAAAAAG GTTGGAGGTGAGAAAAATCTGCTTGTGAAGGATCATACTCACACTTTTGTCAACAAAGGCGGTGAAATTGGCG AACTTGATTTCCGCTTACCAATTGGAGCGCCACTTCATGGAATTAGCGCATTCTTGACGACCAATCAGCTCGAG CCTTATGATAAAGCAAGAAACGCACTGGCACTTGCCCTTAGTCCAGTTGTAAGGGCTCTTGTTGATCCAGATGGAGCTATGCGGGACATACGGGATCTGGATAAT ATTAGCTTCTCGGACTGGTTCATGTCTAAAGGGGGTACTCGCAAGAGCATCCAGAAGATGTGGGATCCTGTTGCTTATGCCCTGGGATTCATCGACTGTGATAATATTAGTGCACGCTGTATGCTCActatattttcactttttgctACTAAAACCGAGGCCTCCCTACTTCGCATGCTTAAAGGTTCTCCAGATGTTTATTTGAGTGGTCCTATCAAAGACTATATCTTGGCAAAGGGTGGCAG GTTCCATATGAGGTGGGGATGCAGAGAAATCCTATACGATAAAGCTGCTGATGGAAGTGTATATGTAAAGGGGCTAGCCATGTCCAAG GCTACTCAAAAGCAAATCATAAAAGCTGATGTTTATGTAGCAG CTTGTGATGTCCCCGGAATTAAAAGATTACTTCCCCAAAGTTGGAGGGACTCGAAATTCTTTgacaatatttataaattggtGGGAGTACCCGTTGTTACAGTGCAACTGCGATATAATGGTTGGGTTACAGAGCTAAGGGACTTAGAACGTGCAAG GCAATTGAGGCAAGCTGCAGGCCTGGACAACCTACTTTACACTCCGGATGCAGATTTCTCATGTTTTGCAGACCTTGCCCTCTCATCACCAGAGAATTATTACCTCGAGGGCCAAGGCTCCTTGCTTCA ATGTGTACTTACTCCTGGGGACCCTTACATGCGTCTACCGAATGAGGAAATCATACGGAGAGTATCAAAGCAG GTTTTGGAGCTCTTCCCTTCTTCACAAGGTCTGGAGGTTACCTGGTCGTCTGTTGTAAAAATTGCACAGTCGTTGTATCGAGAAGGGCCAGGTAAGGATCCATTTCGACCAGACCAGAAGACACCAATCAAGAACTTCTTCCTGGCTGGCTCCTACACTAAACAG GATTACATCGATAGCATGGAAGGAGCGACCCTGTCGGGTAGACAAGCGTCGGCCTACATATGCGACGCAGGAGAAGAGCTGGTGGCGCTACGGAATGCTCTTGCAGTCACATCGGAGGAGCTAACACTTGTCTGA